Genomic window (Juglans microcarpa x Juglans regia isolate MS1-56 chromosome 2S, Jm3101_v1.0, whole genome shotgun sequence):
GCCCTTTTCTATCACTGGAGGACTCACTTGGAAATCTaatgacattaaaatctcccCCTATACACCATGGGAGGTTCCACCAACTGTGAATACCGGCCAGTTCTTCCCACAAACACACTCTATTGTTGTCTAGATTTGGACCGTATTCTCCTGCAAAAGCCCATAAAAAGTTATCTGACATACTCTTAAAAGAGCATGCTATTGTGTACCTCCCTATGTactccattttctccaccaccaccaccacccgtCGATCCCACATCACTAACATTCATCCCGACACCCCGTTAGATGCCATATAAACCCAGTCCAGATGAACTCCACTCCACAAACTTGTCACAATTCCCCTATTGATCATCTTCATCTTTGTCTCCTGTAAACACACAATGTCTGCCTTCCACTCACGAACCAAATTTCTTATCCGAAGCCGTTTATTCACCTCATTAATCCCGCGGACATTTCTCGACACAATATTGGGTTTCATGGAGAAAAGGCCAGCTCCTACTGGAGCTACCCTCAGTGTTCAACGACCATGTCAACTTATCAAGCTCCCGCTGTTTTTTCGATACATTCTTCCGATGTTGTTGGTGTCCCGCTTTAATGGCCGTAAGCGAGGCCCAAAACTGATCTTCATACCCTTCATATTCCACACCCACAACTTTCTGTATTTCATTTACCTTCTCAAAGACCCAGTCTGAGACTCTTGGCTGAGAAGGgaacaaaaaattcaaaggaGTCGGATCCACCACCTTGTTAGCCCTTGGAGAATCTTGAGTCTCCACCACCGAGATTTCACTTATACCTACTTGATCGCTCAGAACTATCGATTTTCTTCATCTGAGGATACCCTTTCAACAGAATCATATTGGGACAAGCCCAACTCAGAGTTTGAAAACTCCCCATCCCTCACATCCACCTCAGGGTCCATGAGAAGACACCCAAAGTGGTTCGCCGGAgtccccctccccccctcttCCCTCGACGACACTGTCTGGCCCTCGAGCAATAGAGAAAAATCATCCACTTGAATCGTAGTGCCCACCGCGACATGAGAGTCATCTTTTCGGGCACCCCATACCTGCGGGCCATTGTCGAAGAGTGCCATTGTTGTCATCGGCAGTTTCTCTTGGCCCCCCGACATCTCCCTCTGCGACGGCGGCAAGAACGGCTGAGTTTCTCTTGGCTGCGCACCCGACACGACCCCGGATGGAGCCCAGGGCTTTTGCACGCTTTCTGGGTTGATGGACCAGGCCCATCCATGCATCCCTTGCTGCCCGCGTCAGAAGGGCCTGCATGCTGAGGGCCCTAGCTTCAGCCCACTTTCCTCCAAACAGGCCCcatgtttttctgtttttggtggGCCTTCTCAGTTTGATACCAGCCCGGCCCCTCTATGTCAACCCCACTTTCCTCCACATGTATTTCCTTATCATGCCCAACCAATTTCCTCAAGTCTTCAAGATCCTTATGCACTTTCCATAGTTGGTTTTGCAGCACGTCCATTTGCCAGCGTAattcctcctccacctccttgCCACCATCTGCAAAACGTACTTCTTGAGGCGCTCGAGGCTTAAATCTGTCAGTGGTGCGATGTCCCTCTTTCCCCCATATGGTGCAAGAGCCTCCTTGTATGACCGTGTCTTCTCCCCCTTAGGCCTCTTTTGATGGTTGACTGGAGCTGCTGCACCCCATGTTCTCCTCTCCTGCATCAACTCCACCGACGTGTCCTTCAGCCTTTTCCatcccttccccccccccccccttctcccCTTTggggatgatgatgataaaactTCTCCTACCTCCCTCCCTATATTCAGCCACCCTCACAAAACAACCTCTCTTGTTGGGACATTTCTGTGCTAGGTAACTACAATAGCCCTCTCTAATGGAGCTGTAGAACTCCTCCTTCTCACCACTCAAGCAGACCTCCAGCGCCTTAACCATCCACTGCACAGTTCTAAGGTCAACCACGAGTTCCTGCTGCCTACTCCATCCCCTCTCTGTAATGCAAAAAAGTCTACCTTCATTACTAAGTGTGAATACTTTCGACTCAATCCCTACCTCTCTAAAGAATCCCATCGAAACCAAATCACGATTGCACTAGCAAGATCATCGGTTTCAGCAAGAAAAATATTCCAaggtgtacggagagaaaatagtttttagagagagaaaattagatAGAGAACTTGTTCCAGTAATCTCAAACTAATCTGTACAGAAGGATGCCAAAAAAAAGTGTgtttactttataattattggtttttgttttccaGGTTTTGAGGCGTTAACTGAAATACAGAACCTGCTAAATAATAATGCTCATGATCCTTCTGTCAAGGAAAGCTTGATTATTGATGCCAGCAATCGTTTTTTCACTATGATCCCTTCCATTCACCCACATATTATTAGAGATGAGGATGATTTCAAGTCAAAGGTACTAAATCAAGTGTGGAGCATCTATcgtgtttttgtatttttgccTATTCTCAATCCATTTGTCTATTTAAACTACAGATATATCACCTCATCATAAATCACCATTgttctgtttttatttattgtttgtaattttgaaaagCCTGTTTTACTTTTATCTGAAACTTTACATAATTGATGCTTTTTAGGTGGCCTGTACTCTGATGTAGTAAGATCCTCGAATTGATTAAACAGAGCAGTTCTGAAAGTATCTCAATcttctataaataattttccaacaAGCTTCTTGATTCATAAATTAGCAAGTAGCCTACCAATTCTGATAAGGGGCTTATAAATTCTCCAAGTTCAGTACTCTGACTCATATTTCAATATGTCTTAATTGCATTATAGCAATTCCTTAACTTAGCTGCATTGTCGTTTTGCCATCAATGGCAGCATCTCTAGCTGAGATCTGAACCTTCTAAGCCTTCAATTCTGACATATTGCTTTCAAATACTTGTAAACTTCATTTTGATTGTATTCTGTCTACATTTGCATAATTTTCAACTGTGAACTACTACTTTCACTCTTTCCCTTATTTGTATTATTACTTTTGTTGAGtgagtaattttaatttataaatactgAAGGAAGACATTTTACTTCTCCTGTCTGCATGCCTTCTGTGATATGTACTATGTCAATGTTTACATATTCCATCAGTTTCATGATTTGGAAAACCTTTGAGATCTAGTATGAGCATGTTCGCATACTTTAATCTAGTTGGGCAAGTTTTATACGAGTTTACATCATTTAATAATCTATTCTAATTTTTGTTCACAAAGAACCTATTTAATGATCGAATCTAGTAGAATTCCAGTTTCATCAAAGCCGAATTCAAGTTGCCTATTGGGTAGCGTTGTTTATTTACAGCCCTAGGCGAAATTGAGATGATCAGAAACAGGATGGCTTACCAAATCTTCTAAAATATTGATTGAGATTCATTGACTTTCTAATCTAGAATTCAGTGTAATAACCAAAACTTTTACTTGGGTAGTTCTATAGGAACAGTATGTTCTGTAAAGGGTCTAAAGTTGTTGAATCAAGGAGACAGAATTTGTATGTAAGATGTAGTATTTCTGGTGCCAGTATTCCTACTTCTGCAGTTATAGGCTTGCACTTTTATCCGATATGGGTATTTTTTACATGCCCGGGTATTGTGATGCTTATTTACTCATAAAAAGGTATTTTTTGTTGCCCATTTAGAATGTAACTGATCCATGTAAgttgttctttcattttcctGATGCAGTTTTGTACAAGGACTAATTATTAGTGCCCTGTTTGCTTCCATGATAGGTTAAAATGTTAGAAGCTCTCCAGGAAATTGAAATAGCTTCCAGATTAGTAGGTTTTGATGCTGATAGTGATGACTCGCTAGATGAAAAGTATATGAAACTCCAATGTGATATTACTCCCCTTCCTCATGATAGTGAAGATTATCGGTTGATTGAGAAGTATCTACTTACTACTCACGCCCCTACACATAAGGCAAGTTTTAGCAGTGACACCCACTATGCTGGTGATGACGTTCtgcttgtttcttttatttttttcttgacaaATTAATCAAGCAACTGTTTATATTATCAGGATTGGACTCTTGAACTGGAAGAAGTTTTCTCACTTGAAAGGAAAGGAGAATTTGATAAGTTTGCTCCCTATCGAGAAAGGCTTAAGAACAGGATGCTCCTTTGGCATGGTAAGTTGCAGTGCTGATGTGTATGGTATTTCTCTGCAGTGACTTGTGAATAACTTTACTTTCTTGCAGTTTGTTGTGGGCACCCACTGACTAGAGTGTTGGGAAAGTTGACTAGAGTTTGATGTAAATCCGAACATTTTCTTTGCAGGTTCCCGGTTGACAAATTTTGTGGGAATACTTAGCCAGGGACTGAGAATAGCTCCTCCTGAAGCTCCAGCAACTGGCTATATGGTTCTCTTTCgctcacactctctctctctctctgtttgtgtTTTCATGCGTGCATATTTTTGTTTACCAGACTGATGCCTTGTTTTGTGTTATAGTTTGGCAAAGGGGTATACTTTGCTGACCTGGTCAGTAAGAGTGCTCAGTATTGCTACACCGATAAGAAAAACCCTGTTGGCCTAATGCTTCTTAGTGAAGTTGCTTTGGGGGAGGTCTATGAGCTCAAGAAGGCCAAAGTGAGTCTAAATTGCATGAtttgaataagattttttcGCAATGGTTTTCCCAAAAACTTTTCCAATACCTTTTTGGAAGAACGAGTAGGCCCATCCAAATACATTAGCTTGTTATTCCTCTGTGACTTTCTCCCTTTTAACTTCTTTTCCTCTGTTATTCAGTATATGGAAAAGCCCCCTGAAGGAAAGCATTCTACAAAAGGACTTGGCAAGAATATACCTCTGGAGTCTGAATATGCAAGGTGGAGGGATGGCATTGTTGTTCCATGTGGAAAACCTGTGCCATCAAAACTGAAGGCCTCTGAGCTGATGTATAATGAGTACATTGTTTATGATACGGCTCAAGTAAGTTATCTTGTTTTTTTATCACTTGTGTTCCAAAAtatagtttgttattttttgtcCATGGTgatgaattttaatttatatgtgatccaaacaacaaatatatgtttatttataatttcGATATGAATATACATTGAAGTACCTGGTTCTACTGCAACATGCATCAATTGATGTTCCCCTAAAAGGCCTGCTATGAGCATGGTCTGACACCAACTACCGGCAAAAGAGAATCTCCATCCCTGGTATAGTTAGGGGATGGATTGGGTTCAGATGGAGAAATGGGGCTAAATTGTCTTTGGAAGAGGTGGTGAATGGGTCTCACCCTGTGGTGGAAAAGGGAACTAGTTAGCCTcggtttggattggaaactcatctcaactcatctcatctgatcattacaattttttcaaatttccacacaaaatataataaacaattcaattttttcaaatttcaaaataataataatattaaaaaataatattctaacaatattttattcaattcatctaaagcCATCTTAACTCGTCTCTGGACTCTTAACAATAATATTAGTAGAGAGTTGAAAGGTGGGTTGGTGGGTGTTGAGTCCAATGGCGGGGTGTGTGGTTGGCTATGGTGGATAAAACAACCAATCTTCAAGACAAATTTGGGAGgggggaaagaaaagaaaacaaagaaggaTAAAGGGTAAGAGGGGCAAGAAAGAAGGGGGAAGGAGGACCAAAGCTTCTCCCACCTCCAACCAGTGTTAAGGTTGACAGCTTATAGAGGCTATGGTTTTTGGGACTTTTTATCGGGAGAGTGGACTAAATAAAtggggtcttttttttttttttttttttttttccttgtaactATAATTGCACCAACTTAGAAATTGATATGTTGCTTGAGAGTTGGCCAGACTGTGACGAAGATAACTTTTTATCACAcctatgtttatttttttgcctAAATTTGTGCCGTGTGATTAGTGCATGTATATGTGTTATGTGACTGAGATTGGGCGTTCTTATCTTGAACAGGTCAAGATGCAGTTCTTATTGAAGGTAAAGTTTCATCACAAGAGATGAGGAGAGGTAAGTAAATTTTCACTATTGTGGGGAGTGTGTTACAGTTTCACCAGTTCTGTAATCAGTGATTCACACAACGTTTGCTCTTTTGGGAACCGCTAAGTCTCAATTAAGATCTCATCTGGAGATCTTCAACATACTTTTTGCGATGTAAATGTTGTTTGCGAGTAGTGGAAGCAAGTTCAGTATCTTCAGAAATGCATTTGCCAAGTTGATGCGCACTTATTGTTCATGGTCTCTCCCCTTCCATgatgtgatgtattttaaacACATGGAACAACCACAAGCTTTAAAACATAAACGTCTCTTCAAAGGCAAACTTTTAGGTTTGAATGCAATGTGATACAGATgcatatatatcaatttttacTTATCCCTACCGTCATTTTGGCCTTTTCCCCTTGAGCAATGTTAAGTCTTTATCCAAAATTTTGTCATTCCTAGTTATACGTAGATGTGGCATACTTTAAATGACTTCATCCATAATAGGAGCCACTTGAAATATGTCACCTAGCAAGTGTGATTAGTGATAAAAGAATTTaggatgaagaaatatttctcTGTCCACTGTGGCAAGTGTGTGTAGCCAAATGCATTTGCACCTGGACTTAAAATTAGTGAATGAGATTCTTGTTCTTTTACATGTAGCAACCAGCAAGGGCAGAGCTGGTGGAGACCAAAATAGGGAGATGTTATTATGATTTTGATACCTAGTGTCCCGGATAGTATGGCTATGGATCATCCACAGTTTCCTTACCCGTTGACTATCAGCCACCAAGTGCCAACCTCACTTCGAATACAAACTGCTGCAAATTGGTTCAGAATCCAGTGGAATTGGTAGTTgataaaactaaaaacaaataaaaaaaaaaatattcctgcCTTTTCAGATTCTCACAAATTCTTGGGTCATCTGAGAAATGTAACTGTGGCAGCCCCATTGCCCAGCTGACATTCAATCCAGCTCTTACAACGAGTTGGGTCGATGTAAGATGTATGGGTGAAGATTCCGAAGGGCCTTCTCACTAGGAAGAAAATTCTTTGCCTGTCGTCTATGTTTTGTTCTATTATGATGTCTTGGCCCTTGGGGCTTCTTGTTGTCTACGAGCGTTTGAGGCAGTCGTTTCAATTGTGCTGGTTTGTTGctcttttttcttaatgaattgTTTTTTCTATAATAAACTGTTGTAATATATTCTAAGCGTGTGCTTGTTTGGAACTTTGGAGACACCACTGTTCCATGCTTTGTTAGTGGATATGGAAGAAAAACACCATCCCATATAAAAGTGCATCAAGTTGGTGTAACAGTACCAAAAACTGAAATAGGGAAGGTATTTGTTTCTGCCCTGTTAAGAAACGAATGCTAACATATGAAATAATCAGAATGTTATTAATAAACAACCACATATCAACCCCATTTTAGATAAGAGTAGTGTTGGTTTGGTTACTATTTTAAGTTAACAGATCTTGTAGGCAGCTAGCATGAGTGCCATGTGCTTGTATGATGCCATACATTGACTTTAGGATAAATGATGATTATGTCACGGTTAGCTTTGCATGTTGAATCCCTACCGAACCCTTCACAGCTTGGTGTGTGCTGTAGCTTTAAATGGCATCCAAGGAATATGTGCATGCAGCGGCATAGCTGAGGTAAGGAACATGACACGGAATGTACCTTCCTACGGAAAGAGCCATTTTCCTTGGTTAGGTGACGAATCCATGCATGCTGCTTTTTGTTACGCTATAAACGGTTATGACGTTTTGCTCACCCTTTCTATATTTGGTTCGAGGGACGTGGCTCCGCTTGCACCATTTTCATCTCACTTCTCTACAGCTGGTTCTCATTGCTGTGAGGTTGAGTTTTGAGTTCTAACTTCTGAAGGGATGGGTTTTCTTGGTGGCGATGatgcaaaagaggaaaaaaaatctatttggaaGTTTATTTATTGACGAGTAGTAATAGGGTTACTACTGTTTTACTACTCCTTTACTActtatagtgtatttatttttttaagtattttttaaacatctttaatcattaagaaaaaattaaaaaaatatataattttactaatatttacttctttaactatcaagtaaaataaaaaattaaaaaaaaatcaaatacaaagaGTAGTAAATAGGTAGTAGGATGATAGTAacactatcattttcctttattgaCACATCAAAAAACACATTATTGATGTAGAAAGCTTACCTAGTCAGTTTGCATAAAAAGTAAGTTGTGTTTATAGAACGTATTATACACTGAAGAAAGGTAGCAACCTAGTCTAAGAAAGACAAATATAGAAGTGGAGAGAGGTAACTATATCTATAATAAAAGgtaagaaaaaagagagagttcTAGAACAATGTGGGTGGATATGGCAATTGGGAAGGCTATGATTGAGTACAAGACTCtggtaaaaagttaaaaaaaagaaggatcTGTCTTACATATACGAAAAGGGATGGATCAGGTGGATGATCTTTAGATCTTGAGAAATGAATGCGTAATacgttttgaacttttttgtaAGCAGTGACAGAAATTATTGAGTGTGCGACATCCACTGACATTATTACTGAGATGAGGCATGCAGCCTTAATGGAAAACACAATCAAATATGGCTACTACATTTATAGGACGCGTAGTTTCCCTCCGGTTCCCCAGTGAAAAAGGATACACAAAAAGGGGTTTGATATTACTCTTTGACaggtctttttttctttctttcttttttgtggaAATGATGCTCTGATCTGTGCATAATAATATCAGCTTATTTTCTCCTTACTATTCTTGTATCATGTCATAAATAGAGTATACTGCACCACCACCAGGATAACACAActggtctcgtttattttcaggaaacatctcatctcatctcaccttatcattacaacttttttaaatttccatgtaaaataaaataaacaattcaactttttcaaatcataaaataaaaataatattaaaaaatatattctaacaatattttattcaactttttaactttaatctcaattcatctcatcttatctctgaaaacaaacgagtcctaGTTACTTTCTTTAGAGTTAAAAGacttcatctttttttctttttagttagaaatttactttgattgaaaaaatagCCAAATACCGTCATGTTGACATTTCCAATCTGTTGGTGCTGTGTCAAATAGCCCCCAATCAcaatacattataaatatattagtatcaTCAACACAAAGCTACaatcattaaattaatttcTGTCCAAATCACCACAACACAAGACAAATATGATTgcattgaaaacaaaaacaaccagGAGCTCTCAAATTTGAACCATTTTTTACAAACTccaatttcttttgaaagagaaaaaaaaatactctaactacaaatagattacacaaaattaatcttataaactaatgtgacttgatatgattcgttagattgtaaaattatttttattataaaatagatctatagATCCCAGAAGACGTGATCTATTGTTGTTTTTGCTGTATTTTTTATGATCCTCATACCCATAATAGTTGGATATCATCTTGAGGTGCCAAATTTATCAATGTGGTTGTGTGGGGTAGAGCATTACCACCAGGTGGGAAGTATCACAGAGGCAAAAAGCGACATATAGCAGCAGTTTCCAGCTGGTACGGCGTTCGGCGGAAAAATAACGTTGTCAATGCCCCAAAATCAAacttaccaatttttttttgaaaaaaaaaagaatgaaaagttAAACAAAAGATACTTAAGAAGGCAGGAGTCTAAACCATCTGAGAAAACTAGCCCCATATGTCATAAACCATTAATAAATGTTCCCTAAGAACCCTGCACTTGAGCCCGCCGTGTTCCCCATTCACACCCCTTAAAAGAACACCCCTCCCCACTTCTTTCTACCTTTAAACCTCAATAGTCAATACCCCAAACCCCACTTCCCAAGCCAACCCATACCCGATAAGTCTCTCATTTTTGCACCATTTCCTAGTGAGCTCGTGTGCCTAAAATtttgtattctctctctctctctctctctctctctctctctgtgtttctgCCATGGAATCTAGAACTGGGAATGGAACTGGCTCGCCTTGCGGGGCATGCAAGTTTCTTAGGAGAAAGTGCGCTTCAGATTGCATCTTTGCTCCATATTTTTGCACGGAGCAAGGCTCTGCAAGATTTGCAGCTATTCACAAGGTGTTTGGTGCTAGTAACGTGTCCAAACTTTTGTTGCATGTCCCCGTTCACGATCGCCGTGAGGCTGTAGTAACCATTGCCTATGAAGCTCAGGCACGTATGAGAGACCCCGTTTATGGATGTGTCTCTCACATTTTCGCCTTGCAACAGCAggtaaacacacacacactgacACACATATTCCATATTCTGTGTATTATTCACGGTTCTTTCTGCATAGTAGAGGCATCTAATTAAGAGTCTTTCCTTCTTGGCCAATATCTGTCTACTTGGGTTGTAATTAGGTATACCAGCTagatttcttgagaaaatttgagttaagttcttttcttgttttggttGTTTCCAATTCTGTTGATAATGATCGGAGTCCAAAGAGCTAGCCTTTGGCAAGCCCTAAAAAACGTAAATATATGGTCACATTTGATGGCAATAAACAGACGAAAatcaattcctttttttttctgatcTTATAGGTGGCATGCTTGCAAGCACAACTGATGCAAGCGAAGGCTCAGCTGGCAGCTCAAAGCCAGAATGATTTTCGGAACATAGAGAATGATCAGGGGCCAGGTGGGAGTGCTGCTGAGGTGCCAATAATGGTTCCAAATTATCCTCCTACTTACATGAATCACATTTCCCCCCAAAGCTCACTTGAATTAGCTGACCACAGCTATGGTGATGGAATGAATATTATGCAAGAAATACAAAGTAGATCAGAGGAATATTGTTCTTTGCAACCATGTTCTAAGAAAAGACCATATTATGTTAAGAATCATGAATTGGGTGAGCTTCAGGAACTTGCCCTCAGAATGATGAGGAATTAATTCATCATATCTCTTTAAATCGACATAGATGATGTTCATGAGTTTCATTATGACGATGAGGATTCTCTATTTCCAAATGCTGTATATACTAAGACTATCTGAGAAACTTGGTTAGAGTGATGAACCTCAAATGGCTAGCTGGCACAtgcttttttcttccttctttttcttttacgaTCACCAAAATTAATGTGGACGGCTTGGGATAtttaagatctctctctctctctctctctaaactagTACTATATATGAGTATGAACAATTAAATTTGTAGGGTGGTTAactttatattcttttatttttctctacaACAATTACATGCATTACATGAGCAAAGGCTTGGATCGGAATTCGGGTCATTCCTTATTATTTTAGACTTTTaaccaaataaatattaatggtCTAGCTTATACTTCAGTTTCACCTATCAAGTACTACTTCAATAATTATACACACATACAAGAAACTGATCTATATTGGGTTTCCATTAACGTGCGATATGGGAAGTTTTAAGTATATAATAAACATGAGACAAGACAAGCTGCATGGTCAAAGGAATTCGTGGAAGACATATCCcgaaaaaattatgtatttatgtttaccatcttaattaattaagcttatCTTCCTTGCCAAGAGAATTGGTCACTTAAGCCTCCCATCATGATCAccagcttaaaaaaaaaaaattatattcagcTCACAgtgttagctagctagctgcatttACAGTACtaaaatacacatatatatatatatatatatatatatatatatatatatacacacacacacacacacatgtatagACAAAAGAAA
Coding sequences:
- the LOC121252785 gene encoding LOB domain-containing protein 16-like, with amino-acid sequence MESRTGNGTGSPCGACKFLRRKCASDCIFAPYFCTEQGSARFAAIHKVFGASNVSKLLLHVPVHDRREAVVTIAYEAQARMRDPVYGCVSHIFALQQQVACLQAQLMQAKAQLAAQSQNDFRNIENDQGPGGSAAEVPIMVPNYPPTYMNHISPQSSLELADHSYGDGMNIMQEIQSRSEEYCSLQPCSKKRPYYVKNHELGELQELALRMMRN